The sequence below is a genomic window from Marmota flaviventris isolate mMarFla1 chromosome 9, mMarFla1.hap1, whole genome shotgun sequence.
TGGGCACCTGCGTCCACAGTTGAAGGGATGTGGGCACAGCTGTCCACCACACCTGTCTCCCCTAGCGTGGACAAGCTACTGGAGAGCACAGCACAGAGAAAGGACGCCCACCTGGGGGAGTGGGCACCAGCTCATTGGGCTGGGGAAGCATGTTGGTGGCCAGGCAATGCCAGCAGGGTGTCAGGAGTGGCAGGGTGTGGCCTGAGGCCCCCCTAAGTGTAGGGGTTGGGAAGAGAAAGGCTCTTTTGCACAGTTGAGCCCCTTCAAGGAGCTCAGAGTTCAAGGTAGGAGGCTTCTGCAGCCATCTATGGGTTGGATCTTGGGCTTCAGGTTGGGTAGATCCCTGAAGGTCCCACGGGTCCCTCACAGAATGACAAAGCCTAGCTGCTTGGGCCATAGGTCTGAGGATGGGTGTGCgcgagagagggagagggggagagggagatggaTGTCCCTGGGCCCCCTGGAGGCCCCTGGCTGGGAAGTACCTGACCAGGCCGTCTTTGCTCCCAGACCTCGACCCTCCGAGAAGCAGCCCCATGAAGGTGGCCAGCCATGCAATGTTCCTGGAAGGCCGTCCTCCTCCTCGCGCTGGCCTCCATAGCCATCCAGTACACCGCCATCCGCACCTTCACCGCCAAGTCCTTCCACACCTGCCCAGGGCTGGCCGAGGCCGGGCTGGCCGAGCGGCTGTGCGAGGAGGGTCCCACCTTCACCTATAACCTCTCCCGAAAGACCCACATCCTCATCCTGGCCACCACGCGCAGCGGCTCGTCCTTCGTGGGCCAGCTCTTCAACCAGCATCTGGACGTCTTCTACCTGTTCGAGCCCCTCTACCACGTGCAGAACACGCTCATCCCGCGCTTCACCCAGGGCAAGAGCCCCGCAGACCGGAGGGTCATGCTGGGTGCCAGCCGGGACCTCCTGAGGAGCCTCTACGACTGCGACCTCTACTTCCTGGAGAACTACATCAAGCCGCCCCCTGTCAACCACACCACCGACAGGATCTTCCGCCGCGGGGCCAGCAGGGTCCTCTGCTCCCGTCCCGTGTGCGACCCTCCGGGGGCTCCCGACCTGGTCCTGGAAGAGGGGGACTGCGTGCGCAAGTGCGGCCTGCTGAACCTGACCGTGGCCGCCGAGGCCTGTCGCGAGCGCAGCCACGTGGCCATCAAGACGGTGCGCGTGCCCGAGGTGAACGACCTGCGGGCTCTGGTGGAAGACCCCCGGTTGAACCTCAAGGTCATCCAGCTGGTCCGGGACCCTCGGGGGATTCTAGCGTCCCGGAGCGAGACCTTCCGCGACACCTACCGGCTGTGGCGGCTCTGGTACGGCACGGGCAGGAAGCCCTACAACCTGGATGTCACGCAGCTGACCACCGTGTGCGAGGACTTCTCCAATTCCGTGTCCACCGGCCTCATGCGGCCCTCCTGGCTCAAGGGCAAGTACATGCTGGTGCGCTACGAGGACCTGGCCAGGAACCCCATGAAGAAGACCGAGGAGATCTACGGGTTCCTGGGGATCCCCCTGGACGGCCACGTGGCCCGCTGGATCCAGAACAACACGCGGGGCGACCCCACCTTGGGCAAGCACAAATACGGCACCGTGCGAAACTCGGCGGCCACCGCCGAGAAGTGGCGCTTCCGCCTCTCGTATGACATTGTGGCCTTCGCCCAGAACGCCTGTCAGCACGTGCTGGCCCAGCTGGGCTACAAGAAGGCCGCCTCGGAGGAGGAGCTCAAGAACCCCGCCATCAGCCTGGTGGAGGAGCGGGACTTCCGCCCCTTCTCGTGACACGGCGTGACACGGCGGGGCGCGGGCGCCGGGTTTGATAAAGGGACCATTTTAACTGTTGCcttattccccacccccaccccgtctTCGTGTCCTTCCCGCCCCCTGCCCACCCCGCCCCCTTCTGCCTTTTTGTCTCCGATATTTGCACTACACGCCTGGGACGGGAACCGGGCAGAGGGCGCACGTGAAGTGGGGCCCGCCCGCCCCCTCCCATTCCGACACTCAGAGGTTGGGTCTCCCGGGGACGGTGACGATGTTTACAGCACCCCGCGCACACATTCACGCACGCACATGGGCCCACCAGGAGAGGCACCCCAACACACGACTTCTCCAGTTCTTTGGAATGAATGAGTGGTTGGGGGATCGTAGTTTTTGCACTGTTTTACTTCTACAAGGTAAGAGGATAGAAACGAAAGGACCCCTCTCTCGAACTTCGGAAAGGGGTCTGTCCCTCCCGATCCCTGCTTCCCGGCCCTGGCCCTCTTCCTCCCGTAGAACAGAGAACCCCCTCCTGCCCGCCCTTGCCTGTCGGTGAGCAGGTTTTACTGTGAGGTGAACGTGGACGTCGTTTATTTTTTCCAGTCTGTGGTGatgctgtctgtctgtctgagtCTTGTGGCTGCCCCTGGACAGTGATGGCTGATGAATCTTTTAAGTTTCTGATTGATCTTGGGGTCCATCTGTGATATTTctttgtgccaaaaaaaaaaaaaaaagagtgaatcaAGTTTGCTAAATGAACATTGAAATGCTTTATCTGTGTTTTCTGTAAATAAAAGTGTGCAGTAATAGCTGGGCGTGATGGTGGGGTCTTGTGATTGGCTGAGAGCAGCTGGGCAGGGTCTGGGTGTTCCTGGCTTTGGGGAGAAGATTGGTATTAAATGACAAGTCTTCCTTTTAGGACTCTTGTTAGGCTTTACACTGATTCCACTGAGTTCCGGGTGTCATTCCCTTCTGTATCTCAGAGCCAGACACGACCAAAATGTGCAACAAGTGGTATGGCTTGGTGGGACAGAGG
It includes:
- the Chst1 gene encoding carbohydrate sulfotransferase 1, encoding MQCSWKAVLLLALASIAIQYTAIRTFTAKSFHTCPGLAEAGLAERLCEEGPTFTYNLSRKTHILILATTRSGSSFVGQLFNQHLDVFYLFEPLYHVQNTLIPRFTQGKSPADRRVMLGASRDLLRSLYDCDLYFLENYIKPPPVNHTTDRIFRRGASRVLCSRPVCDPPGAPDLVLEEGDCVRKCGLLNLTVAAEACRERSHVAIKTVRVPEVNDLRALVEDPRLNLKVIQLVRDPRGILASRSETFRDTYRLWRLWYGTGRKPYNLDVTQLTTVCEDFSNSVSTGLMRPSWLKGKYMLVRYEDLARNPMKKTEEIYGFLGIPLDGHVARWIQNNTRGDPTLGKHKYGTVRNSAATAEKWRFRLSYDIVAFAQNACQHVLAQLGYKKAASEEELKNPAISLVEERDFRPFS